One Festucalex cinctus isolate MCC-2025b chromosome 1, RoL_Fcin_1.0, whole genome shotgun sequence genomic region harbors:
- the LOC144014975 gene encoding collagen alpha-1(XII) chain-like: MDQFVWCFFLLVSITIINVNVSAQSGSGDPNVMCDTGEADIVFLVDGSGSVGPTNFGLVLDFLDNLTMGFMVDDGRIRVGFVQFSNTQTVEWDLNTHMTEAALLNAISSVPYRSGGTQIGAALNFVLANSFTPAAGDRDDVPNVIVLVTDGISGDDVTQPALDVKAAGIEVFAIGVANADEDELRTIASPPLDTHVFNVADFGEISNIVGNVTSNICDAVDDTPDIEDDPEEECEDLTAPIVKLMSLKRRSQA; the protein is encoded by the exons ATGGATCAGTTTGTTTGgtgtttctttcttttagtGTCTATAACTATAATTAATG TAAATGTGTCAGCCCAGTCCGGATCAG GTGATCCAAATGTCATGTGTGACACTGGTGAGGCCGACATTGTGTTCCTGGTGGATGGCTCCGGGAGCGTCGGACCCACAAACTTCGGCCTGGTCTTAGACTTCCTGGACAATCTTACAATGGGCTTCATGGTGGACGACGGCCGCATACGCGTCG GCTTCGTGCAGTTCAGCAACACTCAAACTGTGGAGTGGGACCTGAACACTCACATGACCGAAGCGGCCCTCCTGAACGCCATCAGCAGCGTGCCGTACAGAAGTGGAGGCACACAGATAG GTGCGGCGCTGAACTTTGTTCTGGCCAATAGCTTCACCCCGGCAGCTGGAGACAGAGACGATGTTCCCAATGTGATCGTCCTCGTCACAGACGGGATTTCGGGCGACGATGTGACGCAGCCCGCACTGGACGTGAAGGCCGCCGGGATCGAAGTATTTGCCATCG GAGTGGCTAATGCAGACGAGGACGAGCTGAGGACGATTGCGTCGCCTCCCCTCGACACGCACGTCTTCAACGTGGCCGACTTCGGCGAGATAAGCAACATCGTGGGCAATGTCACCAGCAACATCTGTGACGCGGTGGATGACACGCCAG ATATTGAAGATGACCCCGAGGAAGAG TGTGAGGACTTGACTGCACCGATTGTCAAGTTGATGTCACTAAAACGGCGATCGCAGGCCTGA